From the genome of Nakamurella flavida, one region includes:
- the thrS gene encoding threonine--tRNA ligase, which produces MSSPADVLPPPIVRVPAGTTAGAAVRAAGLPGGDQAIVVVRVDGQLRDLSWTADVDTDVQAVAADTADGRSVIRHSAAHVLAQAVQERFPTAKLGIGPPITDGFYYDFDVEKPFTPEDLQALEKRMKQIVKAGQRFSRRVYASVEAAREELADEPYKLELVGLKSAVEQGSADAGESVEVGAGELTAYDNLHAHTGERIWGDLCRGPHVPTTRMIPAFSLTRSAAAYWRGKETNPQLQRIYGTAWESAEALQTHLELLAEAERRDHRRLGAELDLFSFPDELGSGLPVFHPRGGIVRMELEQYSRQRHVEEGYEFVNTPHITKGRLYEISGHLDWYRDGMFPAMHLDAETVVDDKGVETVRKPGQDYYLKPMNCPMHNLIFDARGRSYRELPLRLFEFGSVYRYEKSGVIHGLTRVRGMTQDDAHIYCTREQMRDELTSLLTFVLQLLSDYGLDDFYLELSTRNPEKSVGSDEVWQEATDTLAEVAQASGLSLVPDPGGAAFYGPKISVQARDALGRTWQMSTIQLDFNLPERFGLQYTAPDGTKQQPVMIHRALFGSIERFFGVLTEHYAGAFPAWLSPVQVVGIPVADAFADHLQGVVGKLKAQGIRAEVDHSDDRMQKKIRNHTTGKVPFMLLAGERDVEGGAVSFRFRDGTQVNAVPVDTAVAAITSWVKRRVNASPTAELLDLGQTGAAGE; this is translated from the coding sequence GTGTCCAGCCCTGCCGACGTCCTGCCCCCACCCATCGTGCGGGTGCCGGCCGGGACGACCGCCGGCGCCGCCGTGCGCGCGGCCGGCCTGCCCGGTGGGGACCAGGCGATCGTCGTCGTCCGGGTGGACGGACAGCTGCGCGACCTCTCCTGGACCGCGGACGTCGACACCGACGTGCAGGCGGTGGCCGCCGACACCGCGGACGGTCGCTCGGTCATCCGGCACTCCGCCGCCCACGTCCTGGCCCAGGCCGTCCAGGAGCGCTTCCCGACGGCCAAACTGGGCATCGGCCCGCCCATCACCGACGGCTTCTACTACGACTTCGACGTCGAGAAGCCGTTCACTCCGGAGGATCTGCAGGCGCTGGAGAAGCGCATGAAGCAGATCGTGAAGGCCGGCCAGCGGTTCTCCCGCCGGGTGTACGCCTCCGTCGAGGCCGCCCGCGAGGAACTGGCGGACGAGCCGTACAAGCTCGAGCTCGTCGGGCTCAAGTCGGCGGTGGAGCAGGGCAGCGCCGACGCGGGGGAGAGCGTCGAGGTCGGCGCGGGCGAGCTGACCGCATACGACAACCTGCACGCGCACACCGGCGAACGGATCTGGGGCGATCTGTGCCGGGGCCCGCACGTGCCGACCACCCGGATGATCCCGGCGTTCTCGCTGACCCGGTCGGCCGCGGCGTACTGGCGCGGCAAGGAGACGAACCCGCAGCTGCAGCGCATCTACGGCACCGCCTGGGAGTCCGCTGAGGCCCTGCAGACCCACCTGGAGCTGCTCGCCGAGGCGGAGCGACGCGATCATCGCCGGCTCGGCGCCGAGCTCGACCTGTTCTCCTTCCCCGACGAGCTGGGCTCGGGCCTGCCCGTGTTCCACCCCCGCGGCGGGATCGTCCGGATGGAGCTGGAGCAGTACTCCCGGCAGCGGCACGTCGAGGAGGGCTACGAGTTCGTCAACACCCCGCACATCACCAAGGGGCGGTTGTACGAGATCTCCGGGCACCTCGACTGGTACCGCGACGGCATGTTCCCCGCCATGCACCTGGACGCCGAGACCGTCGTCGACGACAAGGGCGTGGAGACCGTCCGCAAGCCCGGCCAGGACTACTACCTCAAGCCGATGAACTGCCCGATGCACAACCTGATCTTCGACGCGCGGGGCCGCTCCTACCGCGAGCTGCCGCTGCGGTTGTTCGAGTTCGGCAGCGTCTACCGGTACGAGAAGTCCGGCGTGATCCACGGGCTGACCCGCGTCCGCGGGATGACCCAGGACGACGCGCACATCTACTGCACCCGCGAGCAGATGCGCGACGAGCTGACCAGCCTGCTCACCTTCGTGCTGCAGTTGCTGTCCGACTACGGCCTGGACGACTTCTACCTCGAGCTGTCCACCCGCAACCCCGAGAAGTCGGTCGGCTCGGACGAGGTCTGGCAGGAGGCCACCGACACCCTCGCCGAGGTCGCGCAGGCGTCCGGGCTGAGCCTTGTGCCCGATCCGGGTGGGGCCGCGTTCTACGGCCCGAAGATCTCCGTCCAGGCCCGCGACGCCCTGGGTCGCACCTGGCAGATGTCCACCATCCAGCTCGACTTCAACCTGCCCGAGCGGTTCGGCCTGCAGTACACCGCGCCGGACGGGACCAAGCAGCAGCCGGTGATGATCCACCGCGCGCTGTTCGGCTCCATCGAACGGTTCTTCGGGGTGCTCACCGAGCACTACGCCGGGGCGTTCCCGGCCTGGCTGTCCCCGGTGCAGGTCGTCGGCATCCCCGTCGCCGACGCGTTCGCCGACCACCTCCAGGGTGTCGTCGGCAAGCTGAAGGCCCAGGGCATCCGGGCCGAGGTCGACCACTCCGACGACCGCATGCAGAAGAAGATCCGCAACCACACCACCGGCAAGGTGCCGTTCATGCTGCTGGCCGGCGAGCGGGACGTCGAGGGTGGCGCGGTGTCGTTCCGCTTCCGCGACGGCACCCAGGTCAACGCGGTCCCGGTGGACACCGCCGTCGCCGCCATCACCTCCTGGGTGAAGCGCCGGGTGAACGCCTCGCCCACGGCCGAGCTGCTGGACCTGGGGCAGACCGGGGCAGCCGGTGAGTGA
- a CDS encoding YihY/virulence factor BrkB family protein — protein sequence MTGGGPPRPAPHPSPGAEGAPAVRRPAHRRFVLAVRRVSSAAGQDYVTGRAAESAFFAALALVPTVLTVIAVLRIERPLFGGDAAELVSADLARLLRVVLTSRGSVAADSADSLLQTTDRSLLGIGTLAAVFLLTRCMRSLQRALAAIAGVAPRSPRREWVRAAVLAVSVLVIGNVILAGFTLGPLFGHSRRVGRDHVGEIADTIWMWARWPLVGVIILGLAMVLLAQETPRGRRRRRSGLTGAGFTVIGWAVSTGLLPLYVSVAAPFSPALGSMGGGLILLTWLYLLMVSLLLGAEINAVRRAPSGTAVPSS from the coding sequence ATGACCGGCGGTGGACCCCCTCGGCCTGCACCTCACCCGTCACCCGGCGCCGAGGGCGCCCCAGCTGTCCGCCGCCCGGCACACCGGCGGTTCGTTCTCGCCGTCCGCCGTGTCTCGAGCGCGGCGGGCCAGGACTACGTCACCGGCCGTGCAGCCGAATCGGCGTTCTTCGCCGCACTCGCCCTGGTACCGACCGTTCTCACCGTGATCGCCGTCCTGCGGATCGAACGTCCGCTCTTCGGCGGCGACGCAGCCGAGCTGGTGTCGGCCGATCTCGCTCGACTGCTCCGGGTCGTGCTGACGAGTCGAGGCAGCGTGGCCGCCGATTCGGCGGACTCGCTCTTGCAGACCACAGATCGCAGCTTGCTCGGCATCGGAACCCTGGCCGCGGTCTTCCTGTTGACCCGCTGCATGCGGTCGCTGCAACGCGCGCTCGCCGCCATCGCGGGCGTCGCCCCCCGCAGCCCGCGCCGCGAATGGGTACGGGCGGCCGTGCTGGCCGTCTCGGTGCTGGTCATCGGGAACGTCATCCTGGCCGGATTCACTCTCGGACCGCTCTTCGGTCACAGCCGGAGAGTCGGGCGCGACCATGTGGGCGAAATCGCCGACACCATCTGGATGTGGGCTCGATGGCCCCTCGTCGGGGTGATTATCCTCGGGCTCGCGATGGTGCTCCTGGCCCAGGAGACACCCCGCGGTCGTCGTCGACGACGATCGGGACTGACCGGGGCGGGTTTCACCGTCATCGGATGGGCCGTGTCGACGGGGCTGCTCCCTCTGTACGTCTCCGTGGCCGCACCATTCAGCCCGGCCCTGGGATCGATGGGAGGCGGGTTGATCCTGCTGACCTGGCTCTATCTCCTGATGGTGAGCCTGCTCCTGGGGGCCGAGATCAACGCCGTCCGCCGGGCGCCCTCGGGTACGGCCGTACCGTCGTCGTGA
- a CDS encoding SsgA family sporulation/cell division regulator — MGQLHPHRPAHRVISGEARATLVSAADNPPLRAELRYRTSDPYAVQLVLSLDQSPAVSWEFARDLVVTGAFMPAGLGDVRLHPTDDGVVLELHGVSSKAVLLLDRDDVLAFLGRCLGAVPAGQENTFFDLGDELTLLSVLPVPEAVADPSLEL, encoded by the coding sequence ATGGGTCAGCTCCACCCGCACCGCCCCGCCCACCGGGTGATCTCCGGGGAGGCCCGCGCCACGCTCGTGTCCGCGGCCGACAACCCGCCCCTGCGCGCCGAGCTGCGGTACCGCACGTCGGACCCGTACGCCGTCCAGCTGGTCCTCTCGCTCGATCAGAGCCCGGCCGTGTCCTGGGAGTTCGCCCGCGACCTGGTCGTCACCGGCGCGTTCATGCCGGCCGGCCTCGGTGATGTCCGTCTCCACCCCACGGACGACGGGGTCGTCCTGGAGTTGCACGGCGTCTCCTCCAAGGCGGTGCTGCTGCTCGACCGCGACGACGTCCTCGCCTTCCTCGGCCGCTGCCTCGGTGCGGTGCCCGCCGGTCAGGAGAACACGTTCTTCGACCTGGGCGACGAGCTCACCCTGCTGTCCGTCCTCCCGGTGCCCGAGGCGGTGGCGGACCCCAGCCTGGAGCTCTGA
- a CDS encoding VOC family protein: MTEPRVQQLRVVVVAETDQDYEAAVAFYSDALGLAESAAFAEGGDDRVVILDAGRATLEIASPAHHRAIDRVEAEGRPSPRIRLAFEVQDTAGCTRELAGAGADVVAEPVMTPWRSINARLAAPAGLQITLFQETESAEVRAARTGFTRESERD, encoded by the coding sequence ATGACCGAACCCCGTGTGCAACAGCTCCGTGTCGTCGTCGTGGCCGAGACCGACCAGGACTACGAGGCAGCCGTGGCCTTCTACAGCGATGCCCTGGGCCTGGCCGAGTCGGCCGCGTTCGCCGAGGGCGGTGACGACCGGGTGGTGATCCTCGACGCCGGCCGGGCCACCCTGGAGATTGCCAGCCCTGCCCACCACCGGGCCATCGACCGGGTCGAGGCGGAGGGGCGGCCGAGTCCGCGTATCCGGCTCGCGTTCGAGGTGCAGGACACCGCGGGGTGCACCCGGGAGCTGGCCGGGGCCGGTGCCGACGTGGTGGCCGAACCGGTGATGACTCCGTGGCGCTCGATCAACGCGCGGTTGGCGGCCCCGGCGGGGCTGCAGATCACCCTGTTCCAGGAGACGGAATCCGCCGAGGTGCGGGCGGCCCGGACCGGCTTCACCCGGGAGAGCGAGCGGGACTGA
- a CDS encoding DUF3817 domain-containing protein: MPVEPRQDDARQAGQDEAVTPAAAPGRPTVATRKPGGPVPAKIRKALGRYRISAFVVGWGLILLVLAMVLKYGFDMGQFVAIWGPIHGVLYVAYVLLAFDLAYKDRWSFVGILGVLLAGVVPGVSFLAERRVHRRVLARLPI; this comes from the coding sequence GTGCCCGTTGAACCCCGTCAGGACGACGCCCGTCAGGCCGGCCAGGACGAGGCAGTGACACCCGCGGCCGCCCCCGGTCGTCCCACGGTCGCCACCCGCAAGCCCGGCGGGCCGGTGCCGGCGAAGATCCGCAAGGCCCTCGGCCGGTACCGCATCTCGGCGTTCGTCGTCGGCTGGGGCCTCATCCTCCTGGTGCTGGCCATGGTGCTGAAGTACGGCTTCGACATGGGCCAGTTCGTCGCCATCTGGGGCCCCATCCACGGGGTGCTCTACGTGGCCTACGTGCTGCTGGCCTTCGACCTCGCCTACAAGGATCGCTGGTCGTTCGTCGGGATCCTCGGCGTGCTGCTGGCCGGGGTCGTCCCCGGGGTGTCGTTCCTGGCCGAGCGCCGGGTGCACCGGCGCGTGCTGGCCCGCCTGCCCATCTGA
- the cofC gene encoding 2-phospho-L-lactate guanylyltransferase has product MTAADLRPPPTGWTVVVPVKSTSRGKSRLDVDPAVRPGIALAMARDTLAAVTAARSVGAVLVVAGDPADVPALIGDSDRAVLLDPVDDLNAAIALGVRQAAARGATRIAVLPGDLPSLRPVELDAALTLAAHHPLAVVPDQDTLGTTLLTATDVRLLVPAFGLHSFRRHQDAGAVPLDLPAGSGLRRDVDEIDDLLRAGGTNTLAALRDAGLLPCAAAAR; this is encoded by the coding sequence GTGACCGCCGCCGACCTCCGCCCGCCCCCCACGGGGTGGACCGTCGTCGTGCCGGTGAAGTCGACCAGCCGCGGGAAGTCCCGGCTCGACGTCGACCCCGCCGTGCGGCCGGGCATCGCGCTGGCCATGGCCCGGGACACCCTCGCGGCGGTGACGGCGGCCCGGTCGGTGGGCGCCGTGCTGGTCGTCGCGGGCGACCCGGCCGACGTCCCGGCGCTGATCGGCGACAGCGACCGGGCCGTGCTCCTCGACCCGGTGGACGATCTCAACGCCGCCATCGCCCTCGGCGTCCGCCAGGCTGCGGCCCGGGGGGCCACCCGGATCGCCGTCCTGCCCGGGGACCTGCCGTCGCTCCGTCCGGTCGAACTCGACGCCGCGCTGACCCTCGCCGCGCACCATCCCCTCGCCGTGGTCCCCGACCAGGACACCCTGGGCACCACCCTGCTCACGGCCACCGATGTCCGGTTGCTCGTCCCGGCGTTCGGCCTGCACTCCTTCCGTCGACACCAGGACGCCGGGGCCGTTCCGCTCGACCTGCCGGCCGGCTCCGGTCTGCGCCGGGACGTGGACGAGATCGACGATCTCCTCCGGGCCGGCGGGACGAACACCCTCGCCGCGCTGCGGGACGCCGGCCTGCTGCCGTGTGCGGCGGCGGCCCGGTGA
- a CDS encoding PPK2 family polyphosphate kinase translates to MATSGHDHPSYSETFALPAGRPALSDLPTRATPVGPQSKKDAAAALAELAPTLEGLQERLFAQSTAGAQNRLLLVLQGMDTSGKDGVVKHVLGLVDPGGVSLASFKSPTKEELSHDFLWRIEKQVPPAGVIGVFNRSHYEDVLIVRVRNLVPEPVWRARYGAINDFERRLTGEGVTVVKCFLHISADTQLERLRARLDDPTKYWKYNPADAAERALWPRYQDAYADALAECSNPDAPWHVIPSDRKWYRNWAIAALLTEKLAELDPQYPPPAYDIGTEKDRLTALADV, encoded by the coding sequence ATGGCGACCTCCGGGCATGATCACCCGTCCTACAGCGAGACCTTCGCCCTGCCCGCGGGGCGCCCCGCGCTGAGCGATCTGCCCACTCGGGCGACCCCGGTGGGGCCGCAGTCGAAGAAGGACGCCGCGGCGGCGTTGGCCGAGCTGGCCCCCACCCTCGAGGGCCTGCAGGAGCGGCTGTTCGCGCAGTCCACCGCGGGTGCGCAGAACCGGCTGCTGCTCGTCCTGCAGGGCATGGACACGTCCGGGAAGGACGGCGTCGTCAAGCACGTGCTGGGCCTGGTCGACCCGGGCGGGGTGTCGCTCGCCTCCTTCAAGTCGCCGACGAAGGAGGAGCTGAGCCACGACTTCCTCTGGCGCATCGAGAAGCAGGTCCCGCCGGCCGGGGTGATCGGGGTCTTCAACCGCAGCCACTACGAGGACGTGCTCATCGTCCGGGTCCGCAACCTGGTCCCGGAGCCGGTGTGGCGGGCGCGGTACGGAGCCATCAACGACTTCGAACGACGACTGACCGGTGAGGGCGTCACCGTCGTCAAGTGCTTCCTGCACATCTCCGCCGACACCCAGCTCGAACGTCTGCGCGCCCGACTCGACGACCCGACGAAGTACTGGAAGTACAACCCGGCCGACGCCGCCGAGCGCGCCCTGTGGCCGCGTTACCAGGACGCCTACGCCGACGCCCTCGCCGAGTGCTCGAACCCGGACGCCCCGTGGCACGTCATCCCGTCGGACCGCAAGTGGTACCGGAACTGGGCCATCGCCGCGCTGCTCACCGAGAAGCTCGCCGAGCTCGACCCGCAGTACCCGCCGCCGGCCTACGACATCGGCACGGAGAAGGACCGGCTCACCGCCCTGGCCGACGTCTGA
- the zapE gene encoding cell division protein ZapE, whose product MSVVHLADQAPVVSPDELIAGLVPPLRFAQARFETYRPDPAEPSQSRAKEALTAFADRIAAPPRKKWFGRAEPEAGAVYLDGGFGVGKTHLLASTWHRVPGPKAYGTFVEYTHLVGALGFATTVQRLSGHKLLAVDEFELDDPGDTMLMTRLLGELADAGVSLAATSNTLPDKLGEGRFAAEDFKREIQALSSRFDTLRVDGPDFRHAGLAAAPAPVSDADVQLRAGSTPGASLDDFDAVTATLGRLHPSRYGRLVDGVSAVHLRGVRPLTDQAVALRWVVLIDRLYDRTVPVVASGAPLDQLFSPEMIAGGYRKKYLRATSRLLALAREAG is encoded by the coding sequence GTGTCCGTCGTGCATCTGGCCGATCAGGCCCCGGTCGTCAGCCCGGACGAGTTGATCGCCGGTCTGGTCCCGCCGCTGCGGTTCGCCCAGGCCCGGTTCGAGACCTACCGGCCCGACCCGGCCGAGCCCTCGCAGAGCCGGGCGAAGGAGGCGTTGACCGCCTTCGCCGACCGGATCGCCGCCCCGCCGAGGAAGAAGTGGTTCGGCCGGGCGGAGCCCGAGGCCGGTGCGGTCTACCTGGACGGTGGGTTCGGCGTCGGCAAGACCCACCTGCTCGCGTCCACCTGGCACCGCGTGCCCGGCCCCAAGGCCTACGGCACCTTCGTGGAGTACACCCACCTGGTCGGCGCACTGGGCTTCGCCACCACCGTGCAGCGCCTCTCCGGGCACAAGCTGCTCGCCGTCGACGAGTTCGAGCTCGACGACCCGGGCGACACCATGCTGATGACCCGGCTGCTCGGCGAGCTCGCCGACGCCGGGGTCTCGCTGGCGGCCACCTCCAACACGCTGCCCGACAAACTGGGTGAGGGTCGGTTCGCCGCCGAGGACTTCAAGCGCGAGATCCAGGCGCTGTCCTCCCGGTTCGACACCCTGCGGGTGGACGGGCCGGACTTCCGGCACGCCGGGCTGGCCGCCGCGCCCGCCCCGGTGTCCGACGCCGACGTGCAGCTGCGGGCCGGGTCGACACCCGGGGCCAGCCTGGACGACTTCGACGCGGTGACCGCCACCCTCGGCCGGCTGCACCCGTCCCGGTACGGCCGCCTCGTCGACGGCGTCTCCGCCGTGCACCTGCGCGGGGTCCGGCCGCTGACCGATCAGGCGGTGGCGCTGCGCTGGGTCGTCCTCATCGACCGGCTCTACGACCGCACGGTGCCGGTGGTGGCCTCCGGGGCGCCGCTGGACCAGCTGTTCTCCCCGGAGATGATCGCCGGCGGTTACCGCAAGAAGTACCTGCGGGCCACGTCCCGGCTGCTCGCGCTGGCCCGGGAAGCGGGCTGA
- a CDS encoding alpha/beta hydrolase yields MPSPRAGTPRRRRVRPLAAFALAAALLTGAVACSIGPSTRPELATSGPGGELPPPTSAATTGSSVPVGPGGSGRESAPVQWTTCDPEVPADGAGAAFAVDCASVQVARDDSGGFDSFFLEIARARAPGLPDDAPTLVVLRDDPGRLGRSAVAQEAAALSPDLQAGYAVVTVDLVGTGASSATDCVSETNQAGFVGLPADPSTGAGAAAVTALSRSLAFDCTDLVGPGLTQANTTFAADDLDTVRAALGTPTLALLGRGYGATLAAVYADRYPGRVGSVVLDGPWDPAATPGQRAATTGAALERSLDAFAAACPGFPGGCALGDDPRAAVQGLVQSLDAADGRGGQLTGGGVLLLLSTELGDPDGWPALADDLAGAQIGDPSALTARLYLQQGGSDSAELTSDLLLYACNDSAERLTGDTLAAAFTQARAAAPLFGPYLVGRAALCSSWPAPEVALGTVRATGAAPIVVLGAVGDPVSPYVGVQAVTGQLAPGTAVSWQSGRHGSYPASACVTAAVDGYLLTARAPARDTLCPP; encoded by the coding sequence GTGCCGAGTCCGCGGGCCGGGACGCCCCGCCGACGGCGGGTCCGCCCGCTCGCCGCGTTCGCGCTGGCCGCGGCCCTGCTCACCGGCGCGGTCGCCTGCTCGATCGGCCCGTCCACCCGGCCGGAGCTGGCCACCTCCGGGCCCGGTGGCGAGCTCCCGCCGCCGACGTCGGCCGCGACCACCGGCAGCTCGGTCCCGGTGGGCCCGGGCGGTTCGGGGCGGGAATCGGCGCCGGTGCAGTGGACGACGTGCGACCCGGAGGTGCCGGCGGACGGGGCGGGCGCGGCGTTCGCGGTCGACTGCGCGTCCGTCCAGGTGGCCCGGGACGACTCCGGCGGCTTCGACTCGTTCTTCCTGGAGATCGCCCGGGCGCGGGCGCCGGGCCTGCCCGACGACGCCCCGACCCTGGTCGTGCTCCGCGACGACCCCGGCCGCCTCGGCCGGTCGGCCGTCGCGCAGGAGGCGGCCGCACTGAGCCCGGACCTGCAGGCCGGGTACGCCGTGGTCACCGTGGATCTCGTCGGCACCGGGGCCTCGTCGGCCACCGACTGCGTGTCGGAGACGAACCAGGCAGGCTTCGTCGGCCTCCCCGCCGACCCGTCCACCGGTGCCGGCGCGGCCGCCGTGACGGCCCTGTCGCGGTCGCTGGCCTTCGACTGCACGGACCTGGTCGGCCCCGGGCTCACCCAGGCCAACACCACGTTCGCCGCCGACGACCTGGACACCGTCCGAGCCGCACTCGGCACTCCCACCCTGGCTCTGCTGGGTCGCGGGTACGGCGCCACGCTGGCCGCCGTCTACGCGGACCGGTATCCCGGCCGGGTCGGGTCGGTGGTGCTCGACGGCCCGTGGGATCCGGCGGCCACCCCCGGTCAGCGGGCGGCGACCACCGGCGCGGCCCTGGAGAGGTCCCTGGACGCGTTCGCCGCGGCCTGTCCCGGGTTCCCCGGCGGCTGCGCCCTGGGCGACGACCCGCGCGCCGCGGTGCAGGGCCTGGTGCAGAGCCTGGACGCCGCCGACGGCCGCGGCGGGCAGCTCACCGGCGGCGGCGTGCTGCTGCTGCTGTCCACGGAGCTCGGCGACCCGGACGGCTGGCCGGCCCTGGCCGACGACCTGGCCGGCGCACAGATCGGCGACCCGTCCGCACTGACCGCCCGGCTGTACCTGCAGCAGGGCGGCAGCGACTCGGCCGAGCTGACCAGCGATCTGCTGCTGTACGCCTGCAACGACTCCGCCGAACGACTCACCGGCGACACCCTCGCCGCCGCCTTCACGCAGGCCCGCGCCGCCGCTCCTCTGTTCGGTCCGTACCTGGTCGGCCGGGCGGCACTGTGCTCGTCCTGGCCGGCGCCGGAGGTGGCCCTGGGAACCGTCCGGGCCACCGGCGCCGCGCCGATCGTGGTGCTCGGCGCCGTCGGCGACCCGGTCAGCCCGTACGTGGGCGTGCAGGCGGTCACCGGCCAACTCGCCCCGGGCACCGCCGTGAGCTGGCAGTCCGGCCGGCACGGGAGCTACCCGGCCTCGGCGTGCGTCACCGCGGCGGTCGACGGGTACCTCCTCACCGCCCGGGCGCCGGCCCGGGACACCCTCTGCCCGCCCTGA
- the msrB gene encoding peptide-methionine (R)-S-oxide reductase MsrB, whose protein sequence is MSQPKTVKSEEQWRAELDPLAYAVLRESATERPYTGEYTDTTTEGVYSCRACGVELFRSQTKFASHCGWPSFYAPSESDNVTLITDRTLGMVRIEVRCAGCDSHLGHVFEGEGYPTPTDQRYCINSVSLTLAPTAG, encoded by the coding sequence ATGTCCCAGCCCAAGACCGTCAAGTCCGAGGAGCAGTGGCGCGCCGAGCTCGACCCGCTCGCCTACGCCGTCCTGCGTGAGTCCGCCACCGAACGCCCGTACACCGGTGAGTACACCGACACCACCACCGAGGGCGTCTACTCCTGTCGCGCGTGCGGCGTGGAGCTCTTCCGCTCCCAGACCAAGTTCGCGTCGCACTGCGGGTGGCCGAGCTTCTACGCGCCGTCCGAGTCGGACAACGTCACCCTCATCACGGATCGCACGCTGGGCATGGTCCGCATCGAGGTGCGCTGCGCCGGGTGCGACTCGCACCTGGGCCACGTCTTCGAGGGCGAGGGGTACCCGACCCCGACCGACCAGCGCTACTGCATCAACTCGGTGTCGCTGACCCTGGCCCCCACGGCCGGGTGA
- a CDS encoding DUF3000 domain-containing protein, whose translation MSVSAQPLTPVDPAGPIAFQEAVAGLQTAVLRREIEIGTLPAPGRLAPWSHAMSATIPAPDGEDEIASGRLILLHDPDGVDAWGGTLRIVVFATSEVDPEIAVDPLLPEVAWSWLVEALAETGADYSALGGTVTATSSTRFGDISGPHRVDDLELRASWTPDPRTGLHLQAFGNLLAAAAGLPPEGVTTIGRIGPPNVR comes from the coding sequence ATGAGCGTGTCCGCGCAGCCGCTGACCCCGGTCGACCCGGCCGGCCCGATCGCCTTCCAGGAGGCGGTCGCCGGCCTGCAGACCGCTGTCCTGCGCCGGGAGATCGAGATCGGCACCCTCCCGGCACCCGGGCGGTTGGCGCCGTGGTCGCACGCGATGTCGGCCACCATCCCCGCCCCCGACGGGGAGGACGAGATCGCCTCCGGTCGGTTGATCCTGCTGCACGACCCCGACGGGGTGGACGCATGGGGCGGCACGCTGCGCATCGTGGTCTTCGCGACGAGCGAGGTCGATCCGGAGATCGCCGTCGACCCGCTGCTGCCCGAGGTCGCCTGGAGCTGGCTGGTCGAGGCGCTGGCCGAGACCGGCGCGGACTACTCGGCCCTGGGCGGCACCGTGACGGCGACCTCCTCGACCCGATTCGGTGACATCTCCGGGCCGCACCGGGTCGACGATCTCGAACTTCGCGCTTCGTGGACCCCGGACCCCCGAACTGGCCTACACCTCCAGGCATTCGGGAACCTTTTGGCTGCGGCAGCCGGGTTACCACCTGAGGGAGTGACCACAATCGGACGGATCGGCCCCCCGAACGTACGCTGA
- a CDS encoding helix-turn-helix transcriptional regulator, whose product MTTPSIGLSAAMHSPDSARELPVNGLLPSPRTPVHDAAPATGGVPLRGATVLLVDPDRATRESLQASLADIGIGRIQEAGSLEAVQEIAAESTGGDLALVSLTFGTQTPELITTLRRSGWNRVVALAPTADIGPVIDAVGAGVSGVLIGRRANPAAASIPSSIHELSSREIEVIRLVADGRSNKWIGDRLSLSALTVKSHLARIGRKLGTGDRAHMVALAMRAGVIS is encoded by the coding sequence ATGACCACACCGTCCATCGGTCTGTCGGCGGCGATGCACTCGCCCGACAGCGCGCGTGAGCTGCCGGTCAACGGCCTGCTGCCCTCGCCACGGACCCCGGTGCACGATGCCGCACCCGCCACCGGAGGTGTGCCGCTGCGCGGAGCCACCGTCCTGCTCGTCGATCCCGATCGCGCCACCCGGGAATCACTGCAGGCCAGCCTGGCCGACATCGGTATCGGGCGCATCCAGGAAGCAGGGTCCCTCGAGGCCGTGCAGGAGATCGCCGCGGAGTCCACCGGCGGTGATCTGGCCCTGGTCAGCCTGACCTTCGGGACGCAGACACCGGAGCTCATCACCACCCTGCGCCGCTCCGGGTGGAATCGCGTGGTCGCCCTGGCCCCCACCGCGGACATCGGTCCGGTCATCGACGCCGTCGGCGCCGGGGTCAGCGGTGTCCTCATCGGTCGGCGCGCCAACCCGGCCGCGGCCAGCATCCCGAGCAGCATCCACGAGCTGTCCTCCCGGGAGATCGAGGTCATCCGACTGGTGGCCGACGGCCGCTCGAACAAGTGGATCGGCGACCGCCTCTCGCTGTCCGCGCTCACCGTGAAGAGCCACCTCGCCCGGATCGGCCGCAAGCTCGGCACCGGCGACCGCGCGCACATGGTGGCCCTGGCCATGCGGGCCGGGGTCATCTCCTGA